The stretch of DNA CGCGGCCGGATGCACGCGCCATCGTTCTGACCGGCTATGGCAACATTGCGACCGCTGTCAACGCGATCAAGCTGGGAGCCGTTGATTACCTGGCAAAGCCGGCCGACGCCGATGACGTCTATCATGCCCTCATCGCCGATGGAGAGATGAAGGCCGCCCCGCCTGAGAACCCGATGTCTGCGGACCGGGTGCGTTGGGAGCATATTCAGCGCGTTTATGAGCTCTGCGGCCGCAACGTCTCCGAGACGGCGCGCCGTCTGAACATGCATCGCCGCACTCTGCAGCGGATTCTCGCCAAGCGCGCGCCGCGCTGATCGCGAATGCGCCTCCTTGCCCTTGATACTGCCATGGACGCTTGCTCGGTGGCGGTCGTCGACATCGTGGGTCATCATGTGACGGCATTGACCTCTCGCAGCGAGGCGATGCAACGCGGACATGCGGAGGCGCTCATTCCCATGGTTGACGAGGTCATGTCGGAGGCGGGTATTCGCTTCAGCGATCTCGACCGCGTCGCCGTGACCATTGGCCCCGGCAGCTTTACCGGAACACGGATCGGCGTTGCTGCCGCCCGCGCCTATGCATTGGCCAGCGGCATTGATGCCGTGGGGGTGACGACACTGCAGGCGGTCGCTCTGAACGTGCCGCGGACTGAGGAAGATGGCCGCGATATCATCGTGGCCTTCGACGCACTGCGGGGTGAGGTTTATGCACAACTCTTTCGAGGGGCCGGCCTCGAGCCCGTGGGTGAGCCGGCCGCTTATGCCATTTCCGATGCCGTGACTATCCTGCCGCGCACTGGCGGAATCCTCGTCGGATCGGGCGCTCACCTGTTGGCGGAGGCCTCAGGTCGCAGTGGCATCGAGCTTGTTGAGGCGAGCAGCCTGCCTGACCCCCTATGCATCGCCCGAATCGGCGCCACTTCAGATTGGCCCGCAGTGCCTCTTTATCTGCGCCCGCCGGAGGCCAAGCCGCAGGCTCAGCAGATCCTTCGAGCAGGCTGACCTTGCCCGACCCCGATCCTTGGACCCTGTGCCCCGCCGGCATTGCGGACATTCCAACCCTCGCGCGCCTGCATGCCGCCTGCTTTGCCGATGCTTGGAGCGTGACGGATTTTGCCAAACTGCTGGCCATGCCGGGCATGATTGCGATCCTTGCGCGCAAGTCTGAGTCATCGGGGTCGGATCAGACCTGTTCGGATCAGGCTTGTGGCTTCGCCCTCCTGCGATATGCGGCTGACGAGGCCGAAATTCTGACCATTGGGGTGTTGCCGAGCGAAAGGCGCCGGAGCTTGGGCCGACGCCTGCTGGAGGCGGCCCTCGACTGTGCAGCTCAGCTTTCAGTGCGACAGGTTTTCATCGAGGTGGACACCAATAATGCACCGGCCCTTGCTCTCTATCGGGCCCGCGGCTTCGTGGAATGTGGGCGTCGTCGCGGCTATTATCGATACCACGATGGCCGCACCGCCGACGCCCTGACGATGCGCTGCGAGGTGACAGGCACATTCAGCGCGCCGTGATCGTTGCATCGCCCCCGTCGAGTTTCTATACCTTGGCCTATGGATGTGGCCAGACGGAGCACCGGCGGAAGGATGGAGGACCGGACCAGCATAGAGCAACGTTGCATTGACAAAGGGCTGCGGATGACCGACCAGCGCCGCATCATTGCGCGTGTTTTGGCTGAGGCCACCGATCATCCTGATGTCGAGGAGCTCCATCGCCGGGCGTCATCGGTCGATGACCGGATCTCCCTCGCCACAGTCTACCGCACGGTCAAGCTGTTCGAGGACGAGGGCATTCTCGATCGCCATGATTTCCGCGATGGTCGTGCCCGCTATGAACAGGCTCCGGAAACCCATCACGACCACCTTATTGATCTTGAATCCGGCGATATCATTGAGTTTCGCGATGAGGAGATCGAGCGGCTGCAGGTGCTCATCGCGCGCAAGCTCGGCTATAAGCTCGTCGATCACAGGCTCGAGCTCTTCGCCGTGCCGTTGAAGCAGGATGAGCAGAATTAGCGAACCGGTGGGGATCGCTTCCGGCTTTGGCGGTCGCCTCCGTGCGCTTGCCATTGTGGCCACGCTCGTTCTGGTCACGCCGCCATTGATGCTGGCCCAATGGCTGTTCCTGAGGTTCTGGCCTGCAGCAGCCCGGCACCTTCCGCATCTCTATCATCGAATGGTCGCGCATCTGATGGGCATGCGGATCGATACGCGCGGAGCGCCGCTCGAGCCTGGCCCCTGTCTCATCGCCGCCAACCACAGTTCCTGGATCGACATCGTCGCGCTGAGCGCGGTTGCGCCGCTGTCCTTCGTGGCAAAGGCCGAGGTGGCGACCTGGCCGATATTTGGCACCTTCGCACGCCTGCAGAGGACCATCTTCGTCGACCGGCAGAACCGGAGCAAAGCGGGCATCTCTCGCGACCAGCTCCGGGAGCGGCTTCTTCAAGGAGACCGCATCGTGCTGTTTCCGGAGGGCACCTCGAGTGATGGTCTGCGCGTGCTCCCGTTCAAGAGCGCATTGCTGGGGGCGGCGGATATTTCGATCGACGGCCGCCCAGTCTCGGTTCAGCCAGTCACTGTTGTCTATACAGGTTACCGCGGCGTTATCATGGACCGCTGGCTGCGACCTGCCTATACATGGTATGGCGACATGGAACTGGCGCCGCATTTGTGGCGCGTGCTGCAATTGGGCCCGTTCGAGGTGACTATTGAGCTGCACGAGGCCATGACGGTTCCTGCTGTGGGGGGCCGCAAGCAATTGGCCCGGCTCTCTGAACAGAAGGTTCGGGCAGGTTTGATCAAGGCCCTGACCGGACATGATCTGTCCGAGCCTCGAGCGGTCGGACTTGACGGCAGGCTTGCGGCATCAGAGATCGTGCGCGAAAAGGCAGACCCGACGGAGGCATCTCCCGTGGAAGGCGTATCATGACGGAAACCCAGAAGAAGGCGTTCATCAAAACCTATGGTTGCCAGATGAACGTCTATGATTCCGAGCGCATGGGCGATGTGCTTGCGGGAATGGGCTACGGCGTCACTGATACGCCTGACGAAGCAGATCTCGTCATCCTCAACACCTGCCATATTCGGGAAAAGGCTGCCGAAAAGGTCTATTCCGAACTCGGCCGCTTTCGTGAGCAGAAGCGCCAGCGAGCCGATGACGGCAGAGAGCTGGTGATCGGGGTCGCCGGATGCGTGGCCCAGGCCGAGGGAGAGGAGATCGTCCGTCGTTCACCTG from Rhodoligotrophos sp. CJ14 encodes:
- a CDS encoding ActR/PrrA/RegA family redox response regulator transcription factor — encoded protein: MIEQNAEQAHGRDRTLLIVDDDKPFLTRLGRAMESRGFSVEMAETVAEGVDRVAKLPPAYAVVDMRLEDGNGLDVIEALHKARPDARAIVLTGYGNIATAVNAIKLGAVDYLAKPADADDVYHALIADGEMKAAPPENPMSADRVRWEHIQRVYELCGRNVSETARRLNMHRRTLQRILAKRAPR
- a CDS encoding Fur family transcriptional regulator, with translation MEDRTSIEQRCIDKGLRMTDQRRIIARVLAEATDHPDVEELHRRASSVDDRISLATVYRTVKLFEDEGILDRHDFRDGRARYEQAPETHHDHLIDLESGDIIEFRDEEIERLQVLIARKLGYKLVDHRLELFAVPLKQDEQN
- a CDS encoding lysophospholipid acyltransferase family protein, producing MSRISEPVGIASGFGGRLRALAIVATLVLVTPPLMLAQWLFLRFWPAAARHLPHLYHRMVAHLMGMRIDTRGAPLEPGPCLIAANHSSWIDIVALSAVAPLSFVAKAEVATWPIFGTFARLQRTIFVDRQNRSKAGISRDQLRERLLQGDRIVLFPEGTSSDGLRVLPFKSALLGAADISIDGRPVSVQPVTVVYTGYRGVIMDRWLRPAYTWYGDMELAPHLWRVLQLGPFEVTIELHEAMTVPAVGGRKQLARLSEQKVRAGLIKALTGHDLSEPRAVGLDGRLAASEIVREKADPTEASPVEGVS
- the tsaB gene encoding tRNA (adenosine(37)-N6)-threonylcarbamoyltransferase complex dimerization subunit type 1 TsaB; translation: MRLLALDTAMDACSVAVVDIVGHHVTALTSRSEAMQRGHAEALIPMVDEVMSEAGIRFSDLDRVAVTIGPGSFTGTRIGVAAARAYALASGIDAVGVTTLQAVALNVPRTEEDGRDIIVAFDALRGEVYAQLFRGAGLEPVGEPAAYAISDAVTILPRTGGILVGSGAHLLAEASGRSGIELVEASSLPDPLCIARIGATSDWPAVPLYLRPPEAKPQAQQILRAG
- a CDS encoding GNAT family N-acetyltransferase; the encoded protein is MPDPDPWTLCPAGIADIPTLARLHAACFADAWSVTDFAKLLAMPGMIAILARKSESSGSDQTCSDQACGFALLRYAADEAEILTIGVLPSERRRSLGRRLLEAALDCAAQLSVRQVFIEVDTNNAPALALYRARGFVECGRRRGYYRYHDGRTADALTMRCEVTGTFSAP